One window of the Granulicella arctica genome contains the following:
- a CDS encoding PIN domain-containing protein, translated as MVSFILDASAVLRYMDGEAGAERVAAILGQYSDYSAEAIISPIHFGEVIGIFYRRHGLTGAQFWMEQFRALVLTVISVDAERAARGVAIKAEYGIPYVDALAVTDNDSSGKRSDHGRLRHEASRVLH; from the coding sequence GTGGTAAGTTTCATCCTTGATGCCAGCGCCGTGCTCCGTTACATGGATGGTGAAGCAGGTGCGGAGCGTGTTGCCGCCATTCTTGGTCAGTATTCCGACTACTCCGCCGAAGCCATCATCTCACCGATACATTTCGGTGAGGTCATTGGTATCTTCTATAGGCGGCACGGACTGACTGGAGCGCAGTTCTGGATGGAACAATTTCGCGCCCTGGTGCTTACCGTCATCTCCGTCGATGCTGAACGTGCTGCGCGAGGTGTCGCTATCAAGGCGGAGTACGGCATTCCGTATGTGGATGCCCTCGCGGTAACTGACAATGACTCGTCCGGAAAACGTTCTGATCACGGCAGACTTCGACATGAAGCCAGCAGAGTCCTTCATTAA
- a CDS encoding AbrB/MazE/SpoVT family DNA-binding domain-containing protein encodes MERQTAVVGLDGQLVLPAEVQKTLGISPGSRVEIVIHDRYVELVQQDRPPFNQIAARNAMRALQGSHAGQPSLEDEYFQNRDKDKW; translated from the coding sequence ATGGAACGCCAAACTGCTGTGGTTGGACTTGACGGACAACTCGTTCTTCCAGCGGAGGTCCAAAAGACTCTTGGCATATCACCTGGCTCGCGTGTCGAGATTGTTATCCACGATCGTTACGTTGAGTTAGTACAACAGGACCGTCCACCTTTCAACCAGATAGCCGCACGAAACGCAATGCGCGCGCTACAAGGTAGCCATGCTGGACAGCCATCTCTCGAGGACGAGTACTTCCAAAATCGAGACAAAGACAAGTGGTAA